One genomic segment of Catalinimonas alkaloidigena includes these proteins:
- the msrA gene encoding peptide-methionine (S)-S-oxide reductase MsrA, whose protein sequence is MKYISFLFTAFLMVACVSNQKAQRELKSSSYTVEPAALSETLKSELRVATFAGGCFWCTEAVFEQVKGVKSVVSGYAGGDKPNPTYQEVAAGQTNYAESIQIYYDPEVITYKTLLEVFFASHDPTQLNRQGPDIGKQYRSEIFYHNAEQQDIAKAYMETLSNSGKYDEPIVTKLSALDKFYEAEDYHQNYYEHNPDNPYIINVARPKVEKFKKSYSSLLKEGVS, encoded by the coding sequence ATGAAATATATATCATTTTTATTTACAGCCTTTCTTATGGTCGCTTGTGTAAGCAATCAAAAAGCTCAGCGTGAACTTAAGTCATCAAGTTATACCGTAGAACCTGCCGCTTTGTCTGAAACCCTGAAGAGTGAATTAAGAGTCGCTACCTTTGCCGGAGGATGTTTCTGGTGTACGGAAGCTGTGTTTGAGCAAGTGAAAGGGGTAAAAAGTGTGGTTTCAGGTTATGCGGGGGGCGATAAACCAAATCCTACTTACCAGGAAGTAGCGGCCGGACAAACTAATTATGCAGAGAGCATTCAGATCTATTATGACCCTGAAGTCATTACTTACAAAACATTGCTAGAAGTGTTTTTTGCTTCTCATGATCCTACACAGCTAAACAGACAAGGCCCGGATATTGGTAAGCAATACCGTTCAGAGATATTTTATCATAATGCAGAACAGCAAGACATAGCTAAAGCTTATATGGAAACGTTATCCAATTCGGGTAAATATGATGAACCTATCGTCACGAAGCTTAGTGCTTTGGATAAATTTTATGAAGCCGAGGATTACCATCAAAATTACTACGAACATAACCCAGATAACCCCTACATTATCAATGTCGCGAGGCCTAAGGTTGAAAAGTTTAAGAAGAGTTATTCTTCCCTGCTCAAAGAAGGGGTAAGCTAA
- a CDS encoding DUF1328 domain-containing protein, which yields MLKWTVIFLIVALVAAVLGFGGIASGAASIAKILFFIFLVLFVISLIMGFVRKN from the coding sequence ATGCTTAAATGGACAGTAATATTTTTGATCGTAGCCTTAGTAGCTGCAGTACTTGGATTTGGCGGTATCGCCTCTGGTGCAGCATCAATTGCTAAGATTTTATTCTTTATTTTCTTAGTACTATTTGTGATTTCCCTGATTATGGGATTTGTGAGAAAAAACTGA
- a CDS encoding cation:proton antiporter — translation MEIFTIITLLIVISSIFGYINIRFLKLPTTIGLMIMAIVLTLLILISGLFDDRIINIAERTISQIDFSNLILDVLLSFLLFAGALHTDWERLKEQGVPILILATVGVLVSTFLVGTVFFYLVNHLLGFSVSYIHCLLFGALISPTDPIAVLGILKQIGVPKQLEIKFVGESLFNDGVGVVIFLTLFNIANKGLDNVTTSEIAILFAEEVVGGIGLGLALGYLTFHLTRTIDHYETEVMITLAIVMGGYLLASKLHFSGPLAVVAAGLFIGNSARETAMSETTRLYLDRFWELIDVFLNAVLFVLIGLELLIISYESTYLIAGLMAILIVLISRYLVLKVPISIFRERLNFVPHTDLIMSWGGLRGGISIALALSLTADMNREFFLTVTYVVVVFSIIVQGLTVEKLIKKLGISVDPDRKGH, via the coding sequence ATGGAAATTTTTACGATTATTACGCTCTTGATAGTCATTTCATCAATTTTTGGCTATATCAACATACGGTTTTTAAAACTTCCTACTACCATTGGTCTCATGATCATGGCCATTGTACTTACACTTCTTATTCTAATAAGTGGCCTGTTTGATGACAGGATCATCAATATTGCAGAACGCACTATCAGCCAAATTGACTTCAGCAATTTAATCCTTGATGTACTTCTCAGTTTTTTATTATTCGCAGGTGCACTACATACCGATTGGGAAAGACTTAAGGAACAGGGAGTACCTATACTAATACTGGCCACTGTTGGGGTTTTAGTTTCTACTTTTTTGGTAGGTACAGTTTTCTTTTACTTAGTAAATCATTTGCTAGGCTTCAGTGTTAGCTATATTCACTGTTTACTATTTGGCGCCCTCATTTCTCCTACGGATCCTATCGCAGTTTTAGGGATTTTAAAGCAGATAGGTGTCCCAAAGCAACTGGAAATTAAATTTGTAGGTGAATCACTTTTTAATGATGGTGTAGGGGTAGTAATTTTTCTTACGCTTTTCAACATCGCCAACAAAGGGCTGGATAATGTAACAACCTCAGAAATAGCAATTCTATTTGCCGAAGAAGTAGTGGGAGGAATTGGATTAGGGCTGGCACTCGGATACCTGACTTTCCATCTTACACGAACCATAGACCATTATGAGACTGAAGTTATGATCACTTTGGCCATCGTTATGGGAGGCTATCTGTTAGCCAGTAAGCTCCATTTTTCCGGCCCATTGGCTGTAGTGGCCGCAGGTCTGTTTATAGGAAACAGTGCCAGAGAAACAGCTATGTCAGAGACTACCAGGCTTTACCTTGACCGTTTCTGGGAATTGATAGATGTCTTTCTCAACGCAGTTTTATTTGTGCTGATCGGCCTGGAACTGTTAATTATTTCCTACGAAAGCACATACCTGATTGCAGGCTTGATGGCAATTCTGATCGTGCTCATATCCCGCTATCTTGTGCTCAAAGTTCCAATATCAATCTTTCGTGAGAGGCTGAATTTTGTACCCCATACTGATCTCATCATGAGCTGGGGTGGGTTAAGAGGAGGAATTTCTATAGCGCTTGCCCTTTCGCTTACAGCAGATATGAATAGGGAGTTTTTCCTGACTGTCACTTATGTGGTAGTTGTATTCTCTATCATCGTTCAGGGGCTTACTGTTGAGAAATTGATAAAAAAGCTCGGCATCAGCGTTGACCCGGATCGTAAAGGTCACTAA
- a CDS encoding DUF3857 domain-containing protein, whose translation MRIYIMCLPFLLLSMMAWANSVPKYNISKLDDKLRVNADAVTRLEEETFKVKAIDEAKLEVHRAITILNQHGDNFAPLYISYDPQRKVKNISCTIYDAKGEVIKKVKKNEMEDFSSNASYSLYDDNRMIYYMYNSHQYPYTIEYSYEIEFDGLFYYPDWDPVGADQHAVEKSVFSITTPKDISYRYKVNNIHEDPVISTSDEVQTSTWTLENFAALKKEPLSPEFSQLVPTVYFAPNDFEFEGYAGNMESWENFGLWVKKLNAGKDILPEATQDEVLKLINHVDDKREQIRLIYEYMQSKTRYVSIQLGIGGYQPFDAITVDNVGYGDCKALTNYTKALLKTAGIDSYYTLIRAGAQASPIFKDFPSTQFNHAILCVPIENDTIWLECTDQKIPFGYLGYFTSDRDVLIIDEDGGKIGRTKSYHRDENLQIRSAVVSLAEEGHGKAEVLTTYQGLQYDHISSILEVTASEQEMIIYQKTSIPNFTLNQYQYIKNAEGKASIKEKLEISLEKYAQSSNSRLFFTPNLLNQLDGTPPDLKDRMHDVVTTKAFVDTDTITYLIPENMHPEYIPESSIIVSDFGEYSITFKEEQGKIVYTRTFKANKGNFPSSSYAELVEFYERVAQKDAQKIVLKKST comes from the coding sequence ATGAGAATTTATATTATGTGTTTGCCTTTCTTATTGCTGAGCATGATGGCTTGGGCGAATAGTGTACCAAAATACAATATCAGCAAACTGGATGACAAACTTAGAGTCAATGCTGATGCCGTAACTCGCTTAGAAGAAGAAACATTTAAGGTTAAAGCCATAGATGAAGCGAAATTAGAAGTGCACAGAGCAATTACTATCCTTAATCAACACGGAGACAATTTTGCGCCTTTGTATATCTCTTATGATCCCCAGCGCAAGGTAAAAAACATCTCCTGTACAATTTATGACGCAAAGGGTGAGGTCATAAAAAAAGTCAAAAAAAATGAGATGGAAGATTTCAGCTCGAACGCCTCATACTCACTTTATGATGACAACCGCATGATTTATTATATGTATAACAGTCATCAGTATCCCTACACCATAGAATATAGTTATGAGATAGAGTTTGATGGTTTGTTTTACTATCCTGACTGGGACCCGGTAGGTGCGGATCAACATGCCGTAGAAAAATCTGTCTTTAGCATCACGACACCTAAAGACATAAGTTACCGATACAAAGTTAACAACATACATGAAGACCCTGTAATCAGCACCTCAGATGAAGTACAAACTTCTACCTGGACCCTTGAAAACTTTGCAGCTCTGAAAAAGGAGCCATTAAGTCCTGAATTTTCACAGCTCGTTCCTACTGTTTATTTCGCTCCCAATGATTTTGAATTTGAAGGCTATGCCGGCAATATGGAAAGCTGGGAAAACTTTGGCCTTTGGGTCAAAAAGCTCAATGCCGGTAAAGACATCCTTCCTGAGGCCACCCAAGACGAAGTGCTCAAACTGATAAATCATGTTGATGACAAGCGTGAACAGATACGTTTGATTTATGAATATATGCAATCTAAAACTCGTTATGTTAGTATACAGTTAGGCATCGGGGGGTATCAACCTTTTGATGCTATCACGGTAGATAATGTGGGTTACGGGGATTGTAAAGCCTTAACAAATTATACCAAAGCTCTCTTAAAAACCGCCGGAATAGACAGTTACTACACTTTGATCAGAGCCGGCGCGCAAGCCTCACCCATATTTAAAGATTTTCCCAGCACGCAGTTCAACCATGCCATTCTCTGCGTTCCCATTGAAAATGATACGATCTGGCTGGAATGTACAGATCAGAAAATCCCCTTTGGTTATCTAGGGTATTTTACAAGTGATAGAGATGTGTTGATCATCGATGAGGATGGTGGCAAAATCGGAAGAACCAAGTCGTATCACAGAGATGAAAACTTGCAAATCAGAAGTGCTGTAGTATCACTGGCAGAAGAAGGCCATGGAAAAGCAGAGGTACTAACGACTTATCAGGGGCTGCAATATGACCATATCAGTTCAATTCTTGAAGTAACTGCGAGTGAACAGGAAATGATCATTTATCAGAAAACTTCCATACCAAATTTCACCCTTAATCAATACCAATACATAAAAAACGCAGAAGGTAAAGCGAGTATCAAGGAAAAGTTAGAGATCAGTCTGGAGAAATATGCGCAAAGCAGTAATTCAAGACTTTTCTTTACCCCTAATCTCTTAAACCAATTGGATGGAACTCCTCCGGATTTGAAAGATAGAATGCATGATGTAGTGACTACCAAAGCTTTTGTAGATACTGATACCATTACCTATCTCATCCCTGAAAATATGCATCCCGAGTACATTCCGGAATCTTCTATTATAGTATCAGATTTTGGAGAGTATTCAATTACGTTTAAGGAAGAACAAGGTAAAATTGTTTATACGCGCACGTTTAAAGCCAACAAAGGAAATTTCCCCTCTTCTTCCTATGCTGAATTAGTGGAGTTTTACGAGCGGGTTGCTCAGAAAGACGCTCAAAAAATAGTGCTCAAGAAATCAACCTGA
- a CDS encoding RNA recognition motif domain-containing protein, translating into MNIYVANLNYKVQDENLRELFEEFGEVSSAKVISDRETGQSRGFGFVEMPDENDALTAIEELDGAEVQGRSIKVNKARPKTEGNGGGGRRFSNQRY; encoded by the coding sequence ATGAACATTTATGTAGCGAATCTTAACTATAAGGTTCAAGACGAAAATCTAAGAGAATTATTTGAAGAGTTTGGAGAGGTATCTTCTGCTAAAGTTATCAGTGACCGCGAAACTGGTCAGTCCAGAGGCTTTGGTTTTGTAGAAATGCCTGATGAAAACGACGCACTCACTGCTATCGAGGAACTTGACGGAGCTGAAGTTCAAGGTAGATCCATTAAAGTCAACAAAGCTCGTCCTAAGACAGAAGGTAATGGCGGTGGTGGTCGCAGATTTAGCAATCAAAGATACTAA
- a CDS encoding M6 family metalloprotease domain-containing protein has translation MKYFIKGWLVGVLLMFSYSVQSQNTLHFSPPSPYPVEVTMPNGQTLQIVAKGNDEVHWSETIDGYTVIKTETGYYEYAKQQNGELVASGIVATDPEKRNMQQARQLLTINKHLNEVNTNLTLRRTQDVISLSSTEEIKGAVPHEGKVKLLAICIEYPDLRHSEEVDYFYKLLNEGVDGKPSFRQYFLENSYGKMDLSVDVVGWVQASKNYSYYGDENGKGRTRELVKEAIQAAEALGVDYSQYDNDDDNDVDGVLIIHSGPGAEEGSRREYIWSHRWTIPFEYHDDKFIFDYMIQPETRGASYDYSVGIGIFCHEFGHLLGLPDLYDIDLYNGQSNGIGNWGLMGLGQWLGNEDYPSAMTAWSKESLGWAKVENITQDLGRYSLSASDQSAKIYRIDTKHSNEYFLLENRQQKGFDQYQRGSGIAIWHINTDKTSLYPSSNSVNGDENLKGVDLEEADGNADLDGAINRSDAGDLFPGSSTQQSFSVFTNPTSESYARSNNSTETGISIEAIEEAENGTISFLHTRMFSNSGVNCQNPFVAFLGENTVKKSSSWFEFSMPEAGSLRISTEQAGRPTSAEVFADCNTSTPLAEASSPNNGKEHVPMNIKYLAEGEKILIRWNNVAGYSQAFKFNIEIEGSVNVQDSLALIAMYNQMGGSGWSKKDKWLNAPVSSWEGVTVNNGRVTRLDFYNAGLKGSLPGAFYSLKELRSLTFADNSINGTLDKRFGQLTKLEEVFIRQPNLNANFLSELSALKQLKSLKLQELSLSVGLPQNIDQLSALEHLEIQNSSLSGGIPSSIGNLVKLKNLILTNNNLTGSIPTSMGGVRALQFFNADNNQLSGTLPAELVELPVLKTLSVEENRLSALPTNLFSSNSLTTLNLSNNLIGGELPKTVIRTATAYMNIDLSGNQLTGIVSENLSKINYSRLDLSENELEGKLPALKVDTYISIAANNFTQLEKLQDIGQNQSNLILWCQSNALTFEDLTPNLAYLSGSNAAQRYSPQDTIKIGVNETVNEGATKNIAILEDEGLTSNRYQWYLNEESISNANGKNLEITNFSSNDEGTYLCKVTNTQLEGLILNFGGIQLTLKSKEVQVIAVSPISPKSFGDEDFDIEASSNSGLGLTYSRISGPIELTGSKVSIKGAGVAKILISQPGNSTYHETEQVLTFNIAKASQEIEDIDVSQKTYGDSNFVLPVIASSGLPVALKVESGNVVLNNNEVSITGAGDVVITASQNGSENYLAAMPKSIRFSTAKAPQSINFSEIDDQVYGNEPLSLSPTSTADLPVTINVEAGNVQWSEGQVVFLSAGSVTLRASQPGNENYQAATPVLRTFDVAKAGQEIFFDEIYDRDLADPPLQLEAFSSVEGFEVYFRLLEGEAEISEANLLTVYNTGNITVEAYHPGSNNYNAAEPVQQSFFVSSSAKETQTISLKALPDTVRVFEEVELDWSVSSGLEADILIDGSASLNEHKLTFTAPGLVRIRFEQKGNEEFNQAFPVEHTFVVSKASQTINVSEPGDIALNEGQIQLQATSESGLPVMFRIISGNGNVQGDMLRFDQSGEVVIEAFQEGNELYEAAEPTRFSLTIYAEERQSQTISYEEVTEKTYGDAPFPLNLTSTSELPITIETSGPVSLAGQKVSIEGAGEVTIKAYQAGNDDYAPSDTVFLSFTIEKASQNIAFEVEVAGVDKYLLKAQSDAGLPISFEIVKGEAEIIADTLFFRGDQEVEVVATQAGNENYQAAEPVTMIINTDKITSIDSPEAVEVSVFPNPSQGVFILDFGSAHQQRVLEIHTSEGKQVYYSDESKTPTEIDLSAHAPGVYLLRVQHKNSSMYYRLIKR, from the coding sequence ATGAAATATTTTATTAAGGGATGGCTGGTAGGAGTATTACTGATGTTTTCGTACAGTGTACAATCACAAAACACCCTACATTTTTCTCCACCTTCACCCTATCCCGTTGAAGTCACCATGCCCAATGGGCAGACTCTTCAAATTGTAGCGAAAGGCAATGATGAAGTGCACTGGTCTGAAACGATAGATGGTTATACAGTAATCAAAACTGAAACTGGCTACTATGAATACGCAAAGCAACAAAATGGTGAGCTCGTAGCGAGTGGGATTGTTGCCACAGACCCTGAAAAGAGGAATATGCAGCAAGCTCGTCAATTGCTGACAATCAATAAGCATTTAAACGAAGTAAATACAAACCTCACACTCAGAAGAACTCAAGATGTAATATCTTTAAGCAGCACTGAGGAGATAAAAGGGGCAGTACCTCATGAAGGTAAAGTAAAGCTTCTGGCGATATGTATAGAATATCCCGATCTTCGACATAGTGAAGAGGTAGATTATTTTTATAAACTACTGAACGAAGGCGTAGATGGAAAACCTTCATTCCGACAGTATTTCCTGGAGAACAGCTATGGAAAAATGGACCTTTCAGTTGATGTTGTGGGATGGGTACAAGCCTCTAAAAACTACAGCTATTATGGTGATGAGAATGGAAAAGGGCGCACCCGAGAATTGGTCAAGGAAGCCATACAGGCCGCGGAGGCATTAGGCGTAGATTATTCTCAATACGATAATGATGATGACAATGACGTTGATGGTGTACTGATCATACATTCAGGCCCGGGAGCAGAGGAAGGTTCAAGACGGGAGTACATATGGTCACACCGCTGGACTATTCCTTTTGAATATCATGATGATAAATTCATTTTTGATTATATGATCCAGCCCGAAACCCGAGGAGCTTCCTACGACTACTCCGTGGGTATCGGGATTTTTTGTCATGAATTTGGACATCTCCTGGGGCTACCCGATCTATACGACATAGATCTCTATAATGGACAAAGCAATGGTATAGGCAACTGGGGCCTGATGGGACTTGGTCAGTGGCTGGGAAATGAAGATTACCCCTCTGCTATGACTGCCTGGAGCAAGGAGAGTTTAGGTTGGGCAAAGGTTGAGAATATCACACAAGATCTGGGGCGTTATTCTCTCAGCGCTTCCGACCAGTCAGCCAAAATCTATCGGATTGATACTAAGCACAGTAATGAATATTTTCTACTTGAAAACCGTCAGCAAAAAGGCTTTGATCAATACCAAAGAGGCAGTGGAATAGCAATTTGGCATATCAATACCGATAAAACCAGCTTATATCCCTCCAGCAATTCAGTTAATGGAGATGAAAATCTAAAAGGAGTAGATCTGGAAGAAGCCGATGGCAATGCGGACCTGGATGGAGCGATCAACCGTTCCGATGCAGGCGACCTGTTCCCCGGGAGCTCAACGCAGCAGTCTTTTAGTGTATTCACTAATCCCACTTCCGAAAGCTATGCCCGATCTAACAATAGCACTGAAACCGGCATCAGTATAGAAGCGATAGAAGAGGCTGAAAATGGTACGATAAGCTTTCTGCACACCCGTATGTTCTCAAATAGTGGTGTAAATTGTCAAAACCCATTCGTAGCTTTTTTAGGAGAAAATACAGTCAAGAAGTCTAGCTCCTGGTTTGAATTTAGTATGCCAGAGGCAGGAAGTCTCAGGATATCCACAGAACAGGCAGGGCGACCAACTTCAGCTGAAGTATTTGCCGATTGTAATACAAGTACACCGCTGGCAGAAGCATCTTCACCCAACAATGGCAAAGAGCATGTACCCATGAATATCAAATACCTGGCTGAAGGTGAAAAAATCCTGATTCGTTGGAATAATGTAGCAGGCTATAGTCAGGCTTTCAAGTTTAACATTGAGATAGAGGGCAGTGTAAATGTACAGGATTCATTGGCCCTGATAGCAATGTACAATCAGATGGGAGGCTCTGGCTGGAGTAAAAAAGACAAATGGTTAAACGCTCCTGTAAGTAGTTGGGAAGGAGTAACGGTGAACAACGGGCGTGTGACCAGGCTTGATTTCTACAATGCGGGGCTCAAAGGAAGTTTACCAGGAGCATTTTATAGCTTAAAAGAATTACGTTCACTTACCTTTGCCGATAATTCTATTAATGGAACGCTGGATAAAAGATTTGGGCAATTGACCAAGCTGGAGGAAGTATTCATACGACAGCCAAACTTAAACGCAAATTTCCTTTCCGAGCTTTCTGCGCTGAAACAATTGAAGAGTTTGAAGCTTCAGGAGCTGAGCTTGAGTGTAGGACTGCCCCAAAATATAGATCAGTTAAGTGCACTGGAACATTTGGAAATACAAAACTCATCACTTAGCGGAGGTATACCTTCATCCATTGGCAATCTGGTTAAACTAAAAAATCTAATACTTACCAATAACAATCTTACTGGTAGTATACCAACTAGTATGGGAGGGGTGAGAGCATTACAGTTTTTCAACGCTGACAATAACCAGCTTTCTGGTACTTTACCGGCTGAGCTCGTTGAACTTCCAGTTCTGAAAACTTTATCCGTAGAAGAAAATAGACTAAGTGCCCTGCCAACAAATCTGTTCAGCTCTAATTCCCTCACAACATTGAATCTGAGTAATAACTTGATCGGTGGCGAATTGCCTAAGACTGTTATTCGCACAGCTACCGCATACATGAATATTGACCTGAGCGGAAACCAATTGACAGGAATCGTAAGTGAAAATCTCAGCAAAATAAATTACTCCAGACTTGATTTAAGTGAGAACGAACTGGAAGGTAAGTTGCCCGCCCTAAAGGTTGATACTTACATAAGTATCGCAGCAAATAACTTTACACAATTAGAAAAGCTCCAGGATATTGGCCAGAACCAATCTAATCTGATTCTATGGTGCCAATCCAATGCACTTACCTTTGAGGACCTGACCCCTAATTTAGCCTACTTATCAGGCAGCAATGCTGCGCAGCGATATAGTCCTCAGGATACCATCAAAATAGGGGTCAATGAGACAGTTAATGAAGGCGCGACAAAAAATATTGCAATTCTTGAGGATGAAGGACTTACTTCCAATCGCTACCAGTGGTATCTGAATGAGGAAAGCATTAGCAATGCAAACGGGAAGAATTTGGAAATTACGAATTTCAGTAGCAATGATGAAGGCACGTACCTGTGTAAGGTCACTAACACTCAGCTGGAAGGATTGATCCTGAATTTTGGCGGGATTCAGCTTACACTGAAGTCTAAAGAGGTACAGGTGATCGCCGTTAGTCCCATTTCACCCAAGTCGTTCGGAGATGAAGATTTTGATATAGAGGCATCATCAAATTCAGGTTTAGGTCTCACATACAGTAGAATAAGTGGTCCCATTGAACTCACAGGAAGTAAGGTTAGTATTAAGGGAGCGGGAGTTGCTAAAATATTAATCAGCCAGCCTGGAAACAGTACGTATCATGAAACTGAGCAAGTCCTGACTTTTAATATTGCCAAAGCAAGCCAGGAGATTGAAGATATTGATGTATCTCAAAAAACTTATGGAGACAGTAATTTTGTCCTGCCTGTAATAGCCAGTAGTGGTTTGCCAGTTGCCCTCAAAGTAGAAAGTGGCAATGTAGTACTTAATAATAATGAAGTTAGCATCACTGGTGCCGGAGATGTAGTCATAACAGCAAGTCAGAATGGGAGTGAGAACTACCTCGCTGCAATGCCGAAATCTATTCGTTTTAGTACTGCTAAGGCCCCCCAAAGTATTAATTTCTCCGAAATTGATGACCAGGTATATGGTAATGAACCTCTCTCCTTATCTCCGACATCTACGGCAGACCTTCCAGTGACAATTAATGTGGAAGCAGGAAATGTACAGTGGAGTGAAGGACAGGTCGTATTCTTAAGTGCGGGCAGTGTTACATTGAGAGCTTCACAGCCAGGTAATGAGAATTATCAGGCAGCAACGCCTGTATTACGTACTTTTGATGTAGCTAAAGCCGGTCAGGAGATATTTTTTGATGAGATATATGACAGAGACCTTGCCGATCCACCTTTACAGTTAGAAGCATTTAGCAGTGTAGAAGGCTTTGAAGTATACTTCAGACTGCTTGAAGGTGAGGCTGAAATTTCTGAAGCTAATTTGTTGACCGTTTACAATACCGGAAATATTACAGTGGAAGCTTATCATCCGGGTAGCAACAATTACAATGCAGCAGAACCAGTTCAGCAAAGCTTTTTTGTAAGCTCTTCAGCAAAAGAAACCCAAACTATATCTCTGAAGGCGCTGCCGGATACAGTACGCGTATTTGAAGAAGTTGAATTAGATTGGTCAGTCAGTAGTGGTTTAGAAGCTGATATCCTCATTGATGGCTCAGCAAGTCTGAATGAGCATAAGCTTACTTTTACCGCTCCGGGTTTGGTGAGAATTAGATTTGAGCAGAAAGGGAATGAGGAGTTCAACCAGGCATTTCCCGTTGAGCATACATTTGTAGTTTCTAAAGCAAGTCAAACGATCAATGTAAGTGAGCCCGGAGACATTGCGCTGAACGAGGGACAGATACAATTACAAGCGACCAGCGAAAGTGGATTACCTGTAATGTTCCGAATCATATCTGGTAATGGTAATGTGCAAGGCGATATGCTAAGGTTTGACCAGAGCGGTGAAGTTGTGATAGAAGCTTTTCAGGAGGGTAATGAGCTTTACGAGGCGGCAGAGCCTACCCGCTTTTCATTGACCATTTATGCTGAAGAGCGACAATCCCAGACAATATCGTATGAAGAAGTTACTGAAAAGACTTATGGTGATGCCCCATTCCCACTTAATTTAACTTCAACATCTGAACTACCCATTACCATTGAAACAAGTGGACCAGTTTCCCTTGCCGGACAGAAAGTTAGCATAGAAGGAGCGGGTGAAGTGACGATCAAGGCTTACCAGGCAGGCAATGATGATTATGCTCCCAGCGATACTGTTTTTCTAAGTTTCACCATAGAAAAAGCTTCTCAAAATATAGCGTTTGAAGTTGAGGTAGCAGGAGTGGATAAATATTTACTTAAAGCGCAGTCTGACGCTGGCTTACCCATCTCCTTTGAAATCGTAAAAGGTGAGGCAGAAATTATTGCTGACACTTTATTTTTTAGGGGTGATCAGGAGGTAGAAGTAGTGGCTACCCAAGCAGGTAATGAGAATTATCAAGCGGCTGAGCCAGTCACCATGATCATCAATACGGATAAAATCACCTCAATTGATAGTCCAGAAGCGGTAGAGGTCAGTGTATTTCCTAATCCTAGCCAGGGAGTATTCATATTGGACTTCGGGTCAGCTCATCAACAAAGAGTTTTAGAAATTCATACTTCTGAAGGGAAGCAGGTATATTATTCGGATGAAAGTAAAACCCCGACAGAAATAGATTTAAGTGCTCATGCACCAGGTGTTTATCTTTTGCGCGTGCAGCATAAGAATAGCAGCATGTATTATCGTCTCATCAAGAGATAA